ATTTATAAACACGCTGAATGTCATATTTTTGTCTTAAATCAAACACTTTACTTTCTAGAGCACCTAATAAATGTGCTATTTGTCTATCAGCAAAGCCTTTTGTTTTTGCTTTTAGAAGCAAATCTGAAGATATAGAATTAATACTATGTTCCGAAATTTTATTTTCAATATTGATTAGTTCTTCAATTTGACGAAGAAACCAGTTGTCAATTCCAGTAAGTTGTTTAATACGTTTTATAGGAATACCTATTTTAAGTGCATCATAAACTCTAAAAACTCTATCCCAAGTTGGATTCTTAAGTGCATAAAGAATATCGTCTTGATTAGTCCAGTTTTTACCATCGGCTCCTAAACCATTTCTTCTAATTTCTAATGATTGACATGCCTTTTGTAAAGCCTCCTGAAAAGATCTACCAATTGCCATAACTTCGCCAACAGATTTCATCTGCAAACCTAACAATTTATCACATCCAGGGAATTTATTAAAATTCCATCTTGGTATTTTTACAATTACATAATCTAATGTAGGCTCAAAATAAGCAGAAGTATTTTGTGTAATTTGATTTTTCAATTCATCTAGAGTATATCCAATAGCTAATTTAGCAGCAATTTTTGCAATTGGATATCCAGTTGCTTTGGATGCCAAAGCTGACGACCTAGAGACTCTTGGATTAATTTCAATAGCAACAATTTCTTCCTTTTCGTCTGGACTAACAGCAAATTGAACATTACAACCTCCAGCAAAATCCCCTATTGAACGCATCATATGAATTGCCATATTACGCATTCTTTGATAACATGCATCTGATAATGTCATTGCTGGTGCTACAGTAATTGAATCACCAGTATGAATCCCCATAGGGTCCATATTTTCAATAGAACATATAATTATAACATTATCATTAGAGTCTCTAAGTAATTCTAATTCATATTCTTTCCATCCTAACAAGGCTTTATCAATTAAAACTTCGTGAATTGGAGAAGCATGTAAACCTTTATTTAGTGCTTTTTCAAAGTTTTTTTTCTCAAAAACAAAAGTAGCACCACTACCCCCCAATGTAAATGAAGGTCTAATAACTAATGGGAAACCAAATTCCTGAGCAATAGACTTACCCTCTAAAAATGATGTTGCAATTTTTGCAGGAGCAACTGGTATCTTAATTTTATTCATTAATTGTCTGAATTTCTCTCTATCTTCAGTAATATTAATTGCATCAATGTCTACTCCAATTATTTCAACATTATACTTTTTCCATATTCCCTTTTCATCTGCCTGAATACATAAATTTAAAGCAGTTTGACCACCCATTGTAGGTAAAACTGCATCTATGTGTTTTTCGCTAAGAATTTTTTCAATTGATTCACACTCAAGTGGTAATAAATATATGTGATCTGCTACTACAGGATCTGTCATAATAGTAGCTGGATTTGAATTAATTAATGTGACTTCAATACCTTCCTCTCTTAAAGATCTTGAAGCTTGAGAACCAGCATAATCAAATTCACAAGCTTGACCAATAACGATAGGTCCACTTCCAATAATTAAAACTGACTTGATGGATTTATTTTTAGGCATTGAATATATAAAAATTTAATGAACATTAATTTACAAAAAAAGGTGTTAAAAACACCTTTTTAAAAATTGATTAACTCTAATCATTATTTTTTAAACATTTGATCAGATACTGATAATGACTTCCTGCCTTTAGCTCTTCTTCTAGAGATAACTTTTCTGCCATCAGCGGTTGCCATTCTCTCTCTGAAGCCATGCTTATTTTTTCTTTTTCTGTTTGATGGTTGATATGTTCTCTTCATCTTATAAGTATATGTCTATGTTTGGAGTGCAAATATAATATTATTTTTTTATTTACAACGAATGAAAATGAATATCTCAATCTATCCCAATAATTATAATTTAAATAATTAATCGTACATTTATAAAAGCACCTAATTTACCAAACTTAATTAATTTAAATATGAGACGTTTTATTACAATTATTACTCTTTGCCTATGTAGCTTTATATACAGTCAAGTAGATTATGAAACACAAATTCAACCTATTTTTGATGCTAACTGTGTAAGTTGCCACTCTAATGGTGCTGCATACACAGGGGGAATAGAACTTACAAGCTTTGATGAATTAATGGCCGGTGGATATACCACAAACAGTACAAATGTTTTATCTGTATTAGATGAATATGTTATTACCGGGTACATGCCTGCATGGGGAGCGGATCCTCTTTCTGATGAAGAAATTAATTTAATTAGCTCTTGGATATTTGAAGGGGGAAATCCATCTCTTACAGGTTGTGAAATTGACATCGATAATGATGGAATTTGTGATGAAGAAGATGATTGTGTTGGGACTTGGGTTGAAGATATTACAACTGGATCCTGTTATGATATAAATGATCAAGCTACCTGTATCTCATATGGGTGCAGCTGGACTAATGAGTACACTGGAGTATGGTTATGGGAGGATGTATGTGGTTATCAAGGCGATAGTAATTACACAATTGACAATAGCTATTGCGAAGAACTTTCAGACGGGTGCATCTCTGATACAGATGAAGATGGAATCTGTGAAGATAACTGCCCAGATGATATGCCTATTTTGGTATTTGATTGTGAGTGTACATTTATAAACCCAAATACATACACAGTTTTTGAGACAACCGTAAATGAAGAATTTTGTGAAATATGGGAAGAATGCTCTTGTGAGTGTATTAATGATGTTAATGAAAATGGAATTTGTGATGAAGAAGAAACAATAGATTGTCCTTGTATAAACCCTGATTGGATAGACCCTATGGCAATATGTCCTTGGGTAGAAGACCCTGTTACTGGTTGTGATGGCATCACATATAGCAATTCATGTTTAGCCCAAGCTGCAGGTGTGACTGCGTGGACAAGTGTATTCGGAACAGATATAGTTGTCTTAGAATGGGATTGTAACAATACAGGATGTGTCGCTGAATTAGATCCAAATTGTCTTTCGATAGACTTATGGGATCCTGTGTGCGGATGTGATGGTGTAACATATGGTAATTCTCAAGATGCAGAATGCAATAATATATTTGAATATACTCTGGGTGAATGTGGAATAGTTGAAGAAGGTTGTTGGGAAGAGGGAGAATTTTATAGTATAGGTTACGAATTATTTATAGATAACTGTACTTATGTTGAATGTGAGGGACCAAATAACTGGTCAGCTTGGATTGAAATAGAAAATTGTGGTGAGGATATAAATTGTACTGATGATCCAGATGGCATATTGGTACAATATGGACTTTCGTGTCCTGAACTTTTAACATTTGGTTGTGATACAGATTTATCCTCCGTAATTGATTCAATTGGTTTTGGTATTAGTATTTATGAAATTTGTCCAGAATCATGTAATACATGTAGCGATGATATTTCGGGTTGCATGGACCCTTCAGCATGTAACTATTCGCCCTCCGCTACGACTGAAAGTGGCACTTGTTTCTATGAAGGTGATCCAGAGTGTGAAGATTGTGAAACTCAACTAAATTTTATGAACTATGGCGATAATGAATCATTCAGCGCAACATATAATGCTCCTCCAGGTTTAATTATAACAATTAATTTTAGTGGATCTACTGAGTCTTGCTGTGACCAAATTTATGTAAACGGTGTTCAATATAACGGAGAATTAGATGGAGTTCTAGTTGGTGGAGAAACATTAATAGTTGAGTGGACTACAGACAGTAGTGTTAATTCAGCATCTGGATATGGATGGTCTGCAGAATTACTTTGTGAAGAGCCAATATACGGATGTACACAAAGCTTTGCTGAAAATTATGATCCAAACGCAAATACAAATGATGGCTCCTGTATTTTAGATTGCACATACCTATTAGATTATCAGTCATATGTTGACAACAACTACGACAACTCCATATCTAACTATTATTGTAATATGTATGTGACAAATGGAACTTATACAATTGAACAAGCTATTAGCTTTGGATATAATTGTGACTGTGTAATCTTAGGTTGTACAGACTCTACCGCTATAAATTATAATGAAGGAGCATTTGTTGATGACTGTTCATGTATATATGAAGATAATTGCTCATCAGTTAGTGTGACTGGAGGAAGTTATCCAACAGAGGTTTCTTGGAATATTGTTGATGAAAATGGAGACACTGTACTATCTGGAAATGCTCCTGAATGTCAAAATTTCTGCTTTAATGATGGATGCTACACTATTAATATGATTGATTCTTATGGTGATGGGTGGAATAATGCAGTACTGAGTATCGATGAATATGACTACACATTTACAACTGGATCTAGTGCAATAGCTCCTTTTGGCTATAATGATGATAATTGTATTGTTGAGGGTTGCACAAATTCTTTAGCTGATAATTATAATGAAGAGGCGAATTATGATGACGGATCTTGTGAGTATAGTTGTGAATATCTCTTAACATATGAATCTTATGTAGATTTAGGCTATGACTATACAACATCAAATTATCTTTGCTTTGACTATGTATCAAACTATGGCTATACTGTAGAATATGTAGAAGATTCTTTTGGATATAATTGTGATTGTGTGATTACTGGATGCACAGATCCTGAAGCGAATAATTATGATGAAACTGCATTTGTTGATGATTGTTCATGTACATACGACAACGAATGTCCTGCCATATCATTTAGCACATCAGATACAAGTTTTGGATGGCAAATTAATAATATGGAAGGTGAAACTGTAGCAGAACATAATTTTAATGGAATAAATGGAGGAAGTTATTGCGGAAACTATTGCTTTGAAGATGGATGTTATATTATAAATATGACTGCATATTACGGTAATGGATGGTATCAAACTTCGCTAAATATTGGTGATGATTCATTTACATTAACATCAGGATATGAAGGTATTTCTACATACTCTTATAATTATGAAATGAGCTGTGAGGTAGGATGTACAAATCCAGATGCATCAAACTATAACCCAGAAGCAGTTTTAGATGATGGATCTTGCGCACTATTTGGATGTACAATTACAACTGCATGTAATTATGATGAGAATGCAACTGCATTTGATGGTAGCTGTTATTACTGTTTTATGGATGACTGTATCACATATCCAATTGAGGACTATGACTGTGAAGGTAACTGTTATGATTTAGATGAAGATGGAGTTTGTGATGACCTTGAAATAAGTGGCTGTATGGATTCTGAAGCATGTAATTATGACCCTAACGCAACTAATGAAGGGGACTGTCAATATCCAGAACCGTTTTACGATTGTTCCGGTTCATGTCTAAATGATAATGACACAGATCTTATTTGTAATGAAATTGATAATTGTCCTTTAGTTTACAATCCAAATCAAGAGGATATTAACAATGATGGAATTGGAGATGCCTGTGATGGAGTGAGTTTGCAAGAAAACAATGATTTTGAATGGACTCTCTATCCAAATCCATTAACTAACTATACAAAATTAAAATTTACAAACCCTAATTCAGATAATTTTGACATCAGAATAATTACCTTAACAGGTAAGTTAATCTATTCAAGCTCTACAAAAAATACTGAATACAGTATTGAAAACAAATTCGTGTCAGGATATTATATAATAGAATTAGAGTCAAATAATAATTTAAAAAGAGATATATTAATTGTTGAATAAAGATTAGAAAAGAGGAGATTTTTCCTCTTTTCCTAATTAAAAAAATGAATAATTTTTTTATTCAAAAAAAATTCTTCCTTAAAAAAATCACTGATTAAATATTTAGATACACTGTGATTAAATTTTGCTAGTTCACTAGATAAATCTCCACCCTTGAGACAGATTAATCCATTCTTAATTGAATTATTACTTTGAGATGAAATTTTATTTTTTGACCAAAGACTTAATTGATCTAACTTTGCAACTGCACGAGTTACAATAAAATCAAAAGAATCATCAATGTCTTCAGCTCTTTTATTAAGAACAATAACATTACTTAAATCCAATTCTTGAACAATAGAGCTTAAAACTTTAGTTTTTTTACTAATAGAATCAACAAGGTGAAAATTTACATTTGGATGCATAATAGCCAACGGTACTCCCGGAAAGCCCCCTCCAGTTCCTAGATCCATAATTTTTGTACCTGATTTAAAAGAAATTATTTTACATATGGAAAGAGAGTGTAAAACATGTTTTTCATAAAAATTATCAAAATCTTTCCTAGATATAAGATTTACTTTATCATTCCATTTAGCATAAATACTTTTCATAGAATCAATTTTTCTCTTTTGATTCTCTGTGAGCGTAAAATACTTATATACGATATTATCCATAACATTAATATTATTATATAATAATAATGATTTTCTATTATATTTATAAAAACCTATTGCATGAAATTTAATATAACATCAAAAGATGCGCATTCAAAAGCCAGAACCGGACTTATTGAATTACAAAGAGGTAAGATTAATACACCTATTTTTATGCCTGTTGGAACACTAGGTACAGTTAGAGGTGTTCATCAACATGAAATTGTTCAGGACATAAAAGCAGAAATCATTCTAGGTAACACATATCATTTATACTTGAGACCACAAATCGATGTGATCAAAAAAGCAGGTGGTATTCATAAATTTATAAATTATCCACAACCAATTTTAACAGATAGCGGAGGCTATCAAGTTTATTCATTGGCTGAAAATAGAAAGATTAGTGAAGAAGGTGTTACTTTTCAATCGCATATTGATGGGAGTTCTCATTTTTTTACCCCTGAAAGTGTTATTGATATTCAAAGAATAATTGGCGCAGATATAATTATGGCTTTTGATGAATGCCCCCCCTATCCATGTGAATATAGTTACGTAGAAAAATCTATGAAATTAACACATAGATGGCTAAAAAGATGTCAACATAGGTTTGAAACAACGAAAGAATTATATGACTATAACCAAACATTGTTACCAATAGTTCAAGGTGGAACTTATAAAGATTTAAGAAAAATCTCTGCTCAAACAATTGTTGATTTTGATTTTCCAGCAAATGCAATTGGAGGGCTATCTGTAGGTGAGCCACATGATGAAATGTATGAAATGACAGATGTAGTTACTGATATACTACCAAAAGAAAAACCACGTTATCTAATGGGAGTTGGAACTCCAGCTAATTTATTAGAAAATATTGCTTTAGGCATTGATATGTTCGATTGTGTTATGCCAACAAGAAACGCAAGGAACGGACTAATTTATACAATGGAGGGCACAATTAATATAAAAAATAGAAAATGGAAAGAAGACTTCTCAGTATTAGATAAAAATGGAACTGCAAGTATAGATCATATCTATAGCAAAGCATACGTTAGACACTTAATGGCATCTAAAGAAATACTTGGAAAACAAATCGCTAGTATACATAATTTAGCATTCTACATACAATTGATGAAAATTGCACGAACAAAAATAACAGAGGGTGTTTTTTACGAATGGAAGAAAAATATTGTCCCAATTTTAGACACAAGACTTTAAATGAAACGATTTGATTATTATATAATAAAGAATTTCTTATATACTTTTGGTCTAGCAATTTCTTTAATTCTAGCAATTGCAGTGATATTTGACTTTTCTGAGAAAATTGATAATTTTATTGATCATCAAGCCCCAACAGATCTAATTATAAAAGATTATTACTTTAATTTTATCATACATTACGGAGTTGTATTTAGTGGATTAATAACGTTTATTTCCGTTATTTTTTTTACATCTAAATTAAGTGAAAACAATGAAATTATTGCTTTATACAATAGCAAAATAAGTCCGTTAAGAATCCTTGCACCTTATATGTTAAGTGCTGCATTTATTTTTATACCTAATCTGTATTTTCAAAATTCATTTTTACCTAAAAAAAATGAAGCGAGATTAAATTTTGAAAACAAATACATTAAAAACAAAGACATCCTAAGAGAAAAAAAACTACATAAAAAATTTGATGACAATAATTTTATTTTTATCAAAAATTATGATGTTAAAAATGAGAAAGGTTATGGGGTTGACATACAGACATATGACCAAAATAAATTATTAAAAAAAATTTCTGGAGCAACAATAAAATGGAATAAAGAAAAAAATCTATGGATAATTAACAATTATACAGAAAAAGTACTAAACTCATCTAGGATTCAAACAAAACTACAGGACGAAATGTTAATTGATTTAAAAATGAACCCGCAAGAACTTTTTCAACAAAACAGATCTATTAAATCAATGAAATATGCAGAATTAAGACAATTTATATTAAAAGAAAAAAATAGAGGAAATGAATTTTTACCTATTTACCAAATTGAACAAAATGAAAGATGGTCATATTCATTCTCAATTTTTATTTTCACATTGTTAGGTTTTCTGGTTTCGAACAAAAAAAATAGAGGGGGTTTAGGATATAAACTAACAACAGGTATTGGAATTTGTTTCCTATATATATTTCTAATGAAATTTTCAATTACTTTTACAATTAACAGTGACATTCCTGCATTTTTAACAGTTTGGACACCTAATATTTTGTGTCTTGCATTTGCTACATTATTTTTTAAAAAATTAACTTAAATAAAACCTTCCCATTTCCACCCATCAAACAAATGTTTTATAACTGGTTTGGTTTTAAAAATTCCATATATAGCAGACCCCGAACCACTCATACTAATATACTCTGCACCTATTTTTTGTAAATAAAGCTTACAATTATGTAAATCTGGACATAAATCAAACGAAACTGTTTCTAAATCATTTGTTAAAGAACTCCATTTATTATAAAAAATATCACGAGATAAAGGCTTTACGTTTTTTTTGATTTGATATTTTGAAAAAACTTCAGCAGTAGATAAGTTAGAACTAGGCTTAACTATAACAATATAATAACCATCTAAATTTGTAGAAAGAATAGGTTCTAGATTGTCTCCGACCCCTGTAACGTAACAACATTTGTCATACAAAAAGAAAGGACAATCACTACCTAATAATGTAGAATATTTAATTAAATCATTATGATTTAATTTTAAATCAAACATTTTATTTAATAAAATTAACATATGGGTAGCATTTGATGAGCCACCACCAAGACCTGACCCATAGGGTATATTTTTATGTAGATGAATCTTGAGAATTGGTAAATTATAATCTTGTTTTAAAAGATGATATGCTTTTAAAATTAAATCATCTTGAATATTAGGAAACTTAATACCTGAATATGTTATTTTAGTAATAGGTAAATTGTCTCCTAAATTAACCTCTAACACATCACAAAGAGGGATAGCATAAAAAAAAGAATTTAGATTATGAAATCCATCATTTCTTTTTGATAAAATCTTGAGGCCAATATTAATTTTTGCATTAGGATAACATATCATTTTATAATCTTATTAAAATTATGAACAATTAATTTATTAATATTTTTAGTTAAAATATATATTTGCATGATATATATTTATATAATACTATGGAATACTTAGATTTTGAATTACCAATAAAAGAATTAATAAATGAATTAGAGAAAACAATTGAAATTGGTAAAAACACGAACTCAAATGCTATTGATTTAATTAAAGAATTAAAAGCGAAAATTAAAATCAAAAAAAAAGAAATCTACTCAAATTTGTCTCCATGGCAAATAGTACAATTGTCACGCCACCCAAATAGACCTTATACATTAGACTATATTGAAAATTTGACGAGAGGAAACTTCATTGAGCTACATGGTGACAGAAACTTTAAAGACGATAAAGCAATGGTAGGTGGATGGGGTAAAATTGGAAATCAAACATTCATGATTTTAGGACAACAGAAAGGAAAAAATACTAAAACAAGAAAATATAGAAATTTTGGAATGGCTAATCCTGAAGGTTACCGTAAAGCTTTAAGACTAATGAAAATGGCTGAAAAATTTAGTAAACCCGTGATTACCTTAATTGATACGCCTGGTGCATACCCTGGGGTAGAAGCTGAAGCTAGAGGACAAGGTGAAGCAATTGCAAGAAATATTTATGACATGATAGAGTTAAAAGTACCTATTATATCATTTATTATTGGAGAAGGAGCTTCTGGAGGGGCACTTGGAATTGGGGTTGCTGATAAAATATTTATGTTAGAAAACACATGGTACTCAGTAATTTCTCCAGAAAGCTGTTCTTCAATTTTATGGAGAAACTGGGATAATAAAGAACTAGCTGCTGAATCTCTAAAACTTACGCCAAAAAATATGTTAAAAAATAAATTAATTGACGGTATAATAAAAGAGCCAATGGGTGGAGCGCACCATCATCCTGAGAAAGTTTATGAGAAAGTTTATGATTGCATAAATAATAATACTAAATCCTTAATTAAAACCCGTCCCGAAAAATTAATAAAAGATAGAATTAAGAAATTTTCAAAAATGGGAATATATAGTGGGTAAAATATCCCTTATTCATTTATATTTGATATAATATATCATCGTAAATATATCACAACATGTCACAAAATGTAAAAAAAAATGTAAAACTACCCCCTCAAGCTCTTGATTTTGAGGAAGCTGTATTAGGAGCAATTCTAATTGATAAAAATGCAATGGCTGAAGTTGGTGACATGTTAACACCAGAAGTTTTTTACAAAGATGCTCATAAAGAAATTTTCAAAGCTACAGAAACACTCTTTCAAAATGCAGAGCCTATTGATGTAATGACCGTAAAAAATCAATTACAACAAAATAAAAAACTTAAAGTATGTGGTGGAGCACATTACTTAGCTGAATTAACAAATAAAGTAATCTCATCTGCCAATATTGAATATCACTGTAGAATAATCGTCCAAAAACATATTCAAAGAGAATTAATAAGTACTTGTAGCGAAATTATTCAAAATTCATATGACGAGTCAACAGATGCAATTGAATTATTAGATCAAGTAGAAAGTAAAATATTTGCAATCAGTGAAGGTAACATAAAGAAAAAATATCTTAATGCTAGTAAACTTATACAAAATGCAATTAAAGAGATTGAAAGAATTGGCAATCTCCCATCAGGTTTAAGTGGAATTCCATCAGGTTTTCACGAAATTGATGAAATTACCAGTGGATGGCAAAATTCAGAGTTAATTATAATCGCTGCAAGACCAGGTATGGGAAAAACTGCATTTGTTTTATCAATGGCTAGAAATATTTCAGTAGACTATAAAATGCCTATTGCAATTTTTTCTTTAGAGATGTCATCTATTCAACTAATAACCCGACTAATTACTTCTGAAACAGGTCTAAATCAACAAAAACTAAGATCTGGAAATTTAGAACCTCATGAATGGACTCAACTCCATCATAAAATAAAGCAAATTGAGCAAGCAAATATTTTTATTGACGACACTCCTGCCTTATCTATATTTGATTTAAGAGCGAAATGCAGAAGATTACAAAGCGAACATGGTATCAAAATGATTATTATTGACTATCTACAACTCATGTCTACAAGGGATCACAAAGGAAATAGAGAACAAGAAATATCTCATATTTCTAGATCTTTAAAGAGTATTGCAAAAGAACTTGAAGTACCAGTGATTGCTCTATCTCAATTAAGTCGTGCAGTTGAAAATAGACCCGGAAAAAGACCAGTCCTTTCAGATCTTAGGGAATCAGGAGCAATTGAACAAGATGCAGATATTGTATCATTTATTTATAGACCTGAATATTATCAAATTAGTGAATGGGACTATCCACCTGCAGGTCCAACTGAGGGTGAAGCAGAGTTTATTATAGCGAAACATCGAAATGGTCCAACTGATAACACAAGATTAAGATTTGAAAAACAACAAATTAAATTTTCAAACCTCTCTGACAATATCTACTCTACAGGTATTGAGTCAGGTATAAATCAAGATTTAAATACCGATGATCAAATGTAAAAAACTAATTATATTTTGAAATATTTTATCTATTTTTTCTCTATCACATACTTATCATTATCACAAGACATATTAGTGCCAATGGATAAAAGCAATCAAAAGAACCATCTCAAAGCTTATGGTTTAGCATACTGGGTTCTCGAACAAGATATCGAAGTAGACTGGTTGTT
Above is a genomic segment from Flavobacteriales bacterium TMED191 containing:
- a CDS encoding acetyl-CoA carboxylase carboxyltransferase subunit alpha, yielding MEYLDFELPIKELINELEKTIEIGKNTNSNAIDLIKELKAKIKIKKKEIYSNLSPWQIVQLSRHPNRPYTLDYIENLTRGNFIELHGDRNFKDDKAMVGGWGKIGNQTFMILGQQKGKNTKTRKYRNFGMANPEGYRKALRLMKMAEKFSKPVITLIDTPGAYPGVEAEARGQGEAIARNIYDMIELKVPIISFIIGEGASGGALGIGVADKIFMLENTWYSVISPESCSSILWRNWDNKELAAESLKLTPKNMLKNKLIDGIIKEPMGGAHHHPEKVYEKVYDCINNNTKSLIKTRPEKLIKDRIKKFSKMGIYSG
- the dnaB gene encoding replicative DNA helicase, yielding MSQNVKKNVKLPPQALDFEEAVLGAILIDKNAMAEVGDMLTPEVFYKDAHKEIFKATETLFQNAEPIDVMTVKNQLQQNKKLKVCGGAHYLAELTNKVISSANIEYHCRIIVQKHIQRELISTCSEIIQNSYDESTDAIELLDQVESKIFAISEGNIKKKYLNASKLIQNAIKEIERIGNLPSGLSGIPSGFHEIDEITSGWQNSELIIIAARPGMGKTAFVLSMARNISVDYKMPIAIFSLEMSSIQLITRLITSETGLNQQKLRSGNLEPHEWTQLHHKIKQIEQANIFIDDTPALSIFDLRAKCRRLQSEHGIKMIIIDYLQLMSTRDHKGNREQEISHISRSLKSIAKELEVPVIALSQLSRAVENRPGKRPVLSDLRESGAIEQDADIVSFIYRPEYYQISEWDYPPAGPTEGEAEFIIAKHRNGPTDNTRLRFEKQQIKFSNLSDNIYSTGIESGINQDLNTDDQM